Proteins encoded by one window of Lathyrus oleraceus cultivar Zhongwan6 chromosome 1, CAAS_Psat_ZW6_1.0, whole genome shotgun sequence:
- the LOC127115734 gene encoding basic blue protein, protein MGEGRGSVGSTSLVTMLLLCMFVFHSKMIYAATYNVGDGQGWSFGVQNWPSGKRFSAGDTLVFKYDPRVHNVVKVSQSGYNSCEAGGGSGPFTSGNDRITLVKGPNYFICGVIGHCDLGQKIAVNAN, encoded by the exons ATGGGTGAGGGAAGAGGCAGTGTTGGTAGCACAAGTCTTGTTACAATGTTACTATTATGTATGTTTGTATTTCATTCTAAGATGATTTATGCAGCAACATACAATGTTGGTGATGGGCAAGGTTGGTCCTTTGGTGTTCAAAACTGGCCTTCAGGAAAACGTTTCAGCGCAGGCGACACACTTG TATTTAAGTATGACCCTAGGGTACACAATGTGGTGAAAGTGAGCCAGAGTGGCTACAATTCATGTGAGGCTGGTGGAGGATCAGGTCCTTTTACATCTGGCAATGATAGGATTACACTTGTTAAGGGGCCCAACTACTTCATATGTGGTGTTATTGGTCACTGCGATCTTGGACAGAAAATTGCAGTCAATGCAAATTAA